In one Oncorhynchus nerka isolate Pitt River linkage group LG7, Oner_Uvic_2.0, whole genome shotgun sequence genomic region, the following are encoded:
- the LOC115131499 gene encoding splicing factor 3B subunit 4-like: protein MAAGPISERNQDATVYVGGLDEKVAEPLLWELFLQAGPVVNTHMPKDRVTGQHQGYGFVEFLSEEDADYAIKIMNMIKLYGKPIRVNKASAHNKNLDVGANIFIGNLDPEIDEKLLYDTFSAFGVILQTPKIMRDPDTGNSKGYAFINYASFDASDAAIEAMNGQYLCNRPITVSYAFKKDSKGERHGSAAERLLAAQNPLSQADRPHQLFADAPPPPSASTPVLTTLGPGMPMPGMPPPGAFPPVPPPGSMPPGMPPGMPMPPAPGTPGPQGGGSGPPPGPPPFHQGMHPGMPQMSMHPHGHPPGMVPPPGPPGSNQHRAPPPPGMPPHPHMGMPPRGPYGHPMGHPMHPGMRGPPPPMPPPGYGGGPPRPPPFGFQRGPPMPPRPPGGPPRGPMRGPMPP, encoded by the exons ATGGCGGCGGGACCGATTTCGGAGCGCAACCAAG ATGCCACTGTGTATGTGGGTGGTCTGGATGAGAAAGTGGCAGAGCCACTGCTGTGGGAGCTCTTCCTACAGGCTGGGCCTGTGGTCAACACACACATGCCCAAAGACAGAGTCACGGGACAACACCAAG GCTATGGCTTTGTTGAGTTCCTCAGTGAAGAGGATGCGGACTACGCCATCAAGATTATGAACATGATTAAACTATACGGAAAGCCCATCCGTGTCAACAAGGCCTCAGCGCACAACAAGAACCTAGATGTTGGCGCCAACATCTTCATCGGTAACCTGGACCCGGAGATTGACGAGAAACTCCTCTACGACACGTTCAGCGCCTTTGGGGTCATACTCCAGACGCCCAAGATCATGCGCGACCCGGACACTGGCAACTCCAAGGGCTACGCCTTCATCAACTATGCCAGTTTCGATGCCTCTGACGCGGCCATCGAGGCCATGAATGGCCAGTACCTGTGCAACCGACCAATTACAGTGTCATATGCCTTCAAGAAGGATTCCAAGGGCGAGCGGCACGGCTCGGCCGCTGAACGCCTCCTAGCTGCCCAGAACCCACTTTCGCAGGCTGACCGGCCGCATCAGCTGTTTGCAGATGCACCGCCTCCCCCCTCTGCGTCAACGCCTGTCCTCACCACCCTGGGACCCGGGATGCCCATGcctg GCATGCCCCCTCCTGGTGCCTTCCCTCCTGTGCCACCCCCTGGATCCATGCCTCCTGGCATGCCCCCCGGCATGCCCATGCCCCCAGCCCCAGGGACACCAGGACCCCAGGGAGGGGGCTCAGGCCCCCCACCCGGCCCGCCACCCTTCCACCAGGGCATGCACCCGG GAATGCCCCAGATGTCTATGCACCCTCATGGCCATCCCCCAGGTATGGTGCCTCCACCGGGCCCCCCAGGATCCAACCAGCACCGGGCGCCTCCACCCCCCGGCATGCCCCCTCATCCACACATGGGCATGCCACCGAGAGGGCCCTATGGGCATCCCATGG GTCACCCCATGCATCCAGGCATGAGAGGACCCCCTCCTCCCATGCCCCCACCGGGCTACGGTGGGGGTCCCCCTCGTCCGCCTCCGTTTGGCTTCCAGAGGGGGCCACCAATGCCACCGAGGCCACCCGGTGGCCCACCTCGAGGCCCCATGAGAGGACCAATGCCCCCATAG